The genomic region TGACGACGGCAATGATTTTTGCAGTGAGCAGTTTAGGGTTTTATTGTGAAAAATGTGAGTCGATGAATGCACTGATTGGGAATAAGGAGACTGTAGGAAATATAGGATAACAAATGGATTAGATGGCTTTGGGTTTTTGGTTAGGGTCCATTGCGCCCATCTATAATGGATTGGACAATTCTATTCAAAGGTGAAACAAGGAATACAAGGCACAACCTTAcattttattaatgaaaaaGGCCCAAAAACATTTATAGGCTTAGAAAATAATACAAAaggtctaaaaaaaaaaacatattattcAATGTTTATTCACATATTATGTAGGAAATTGAATTAATTTATATGACATATAATAaaattacttaaatccgcctaggcgctaggcgctagcttgccgcccgactagcgcctagcgtttttcAAAACCTTGAGTGGGACAAGTACATGTTTTTTGGAGCACAAGCACATGTACAATGTCTTTAACATTGGGTGTGGGGGTTGGATAACATGTTTTTTAGTTCTCAAATGTTCAAACTATGTGTTTAACATTGCATGTGGGAGTGGTGATATGTTTCCATGTACTTGTCAGATTTTGTGTCAATGGTCATtatgaaaatttattttgtgcTTCTGGAAGGACCTAACTGACAAAACTGCAGCAGAGTGGACACAAATATTCATAACTGCTCATAAACCCACACATAACCAAAACCGTCAAATGTCACACCCCATTAAATGTGACTATACGAACTAAATAATTCCTATCAACCACAACACATCCTTAATGTAGTTATAGAAAAAGGTTAAGGATTTGGACTGAATTTGGAATCAACTGGTTGTAAACTGTATTTGAACTGAATATACCTACAATAGACCATCATATATTCATCTTGTCCATCTAGATTTTTGTTGGTGTAGATAATTTAATGACATCTTAATTTAtctcctataaatacaagcGAAGGACAATACATGTCCCAACACTCACTTCATCCACAACCATGGCAACCACATATGTCATTTGTGATTCGGGGTGTAATGTTTATTCCATTGATCCGACTGATCAAATGGCACAAGTAAATATCAAATTCGGAAATTAATCATGGTCCATCACTGTGTGGCATCAAAAGTACGACGAATAGGAGTCCGCCTTGGTTATGTTACAACAAAGTTGTACGAGGAGTTGTACAAATCGGCCAAGTACAAACGCCAAATACTTAGCCCAACGCGTAAGCATGATAAACTAGTTctaaaggaggaggaagatgtATATTGTACGTCAATCACTTTATGGGCGACAAAGCAGCTCCAGAAAGAGTGTGACTTTGCTTTCTTTTATAGGTTTGAGAAATTTCGTTCCTATCTCCATGGTAACCGCAAGGGATATGTTTGGGACTGCATTTTGCCCTCACCCGTGGAGGACATCGTAGGAGATGGTGGTGATTACAAGGAGCACGAGTAAAACGGCTCACAAGCCACCCAAGGATCCTTAAGGTCAAATTTGCCTTGTTATATATTTACGACTCATTGTTATGTACATTTTGCACACTTTTTTAAGAATATCGTAATGTCAAGCTTCTGTAAGTCACTCAAGTGTTATTGTCATAAATGTTAATAAGCTGCCACAAATATTCAGATACATTCATCATATGTCATAGTTTGTGTAGCACAATTTCCAACACTGGTGTGACCCTGAAACTTTCTAAAACAACCATGCCCacagaaaaatattatttcatCCCCCATCCAAGCATACTTCAATGTCTATCTACTACAAAACTTCACAACTACAACATAATGTATCACAACCCAACACAAGTTTTACACCCTATATATCTAAATTTCATGacaaaaacaaaatctaaatttcaaatTCACGATTTAAACCAAGTCCAGTCCAAAAACACaccaatgaacaaaaataaaaaataaagatatatGATTTACCAGGTCCCAATCAATCGACCTGAAATCAAACCCTCCCAACCTCACCAACTCCCTCTCTCCACCTCTCTCTCCCGCCGAAGGCAACCCTAATCTTCCCTTATCTCACCGACAAAAGCACCCACActgaacgaaaaaaaaaaattaaaggtataAGATTACTCTCCCCCTCTCTCGCCAACAAAAACACCCCTAgtgaacgaaaaaaaaaattaaaggtataAGATTATCCTCTTCAACTGGAATCAATCGTAACGTAGCTTTAGCCCAACTAGAATCGATCCTCACCCAAGCTCCATGTCTCTGcctctctttctttccctctCCAACATGCGAACATATCCTTCAACTCCCTGCCTTCAACTTTCTCTCCGACAAATACATACCAaccgaataaaaaaaattaaatgcttAATTACACTGGGTCACAACAACCCAGTTCTACCCGAGCTCAACAAATCACCACCGTATGTTTACGATCCACACGCAAGATGCGTTTTTAACGTCAGCACCTTAAAAACACCCATATATATTTGATGGTTGTGGCCTTGGGGAATTtggatttattattattatcattatttttaCGAAAAGTGAATTAATTCATAACCAGTCCAAATTAGTTGTCTACACCACACACATGACAAGAGTCACATCATATCCACTTCATTCCAATCATAACCTACCTTATATAACAAAGTCCAATCTCATCCGATCCAACACATGAGTACTTCATAAAACAATGCATTAAGGTACACACTGCAGGCTATTGGCAATAATTTGATCATTGTTTGGTTGTAGTCATGACGGCAGTAGTGGCATACAATGATGGTAATGAGTAGGTGGATTTTTTGCCAATCCAATTGCTAACCGCACCATACCGATTTTATGACAATTGGTAAGGGCACAGTATTGTACTGAACCCACCCGTAGAGATGAGGGCGGCAGTGGGGGCAACAAAGAAGGTAGGGGCGGTTGCTCTTGGGTCGCTACCGTGGTTGCAATTTATTTGTTCGCATACCATGAACGGAAAACATGAACAGTCGGTGGTTTCTTGAACCTCAAGTTCATCCTACTGGTAGAAATAAACTCTAGCTTACCATTCACTTCCACATCTGCTAAACCTAATTGCAAAGGAAACAACATTTTTACCCTTACAGCAGCATTATATTTGGATCAACTTAATACCCAGTTAGAACTGGCCCTCAAAGAAACCAAGTACAACTAGGGATGTTTAGTTACATGCCATCTCAATAGTTCCATACGTTCATATGTTGCAACTTCCGTTCTAGCCTAATCTTTCGAGACAACTTACAATACCGCAGAATTAGTGATGGACACTTGCCAATTAGTTACCAATGTCATTAGAACATATCAGTATCTCCTCCTTGGACTTCGAGAACGGTTTAATTCCGGTGACCTACAAAGAAGACGAGAGGAGCAATCAGTTAATGTATGGATAGCTAAAGCCCATAAGCCTAACAATTGCATGCTTGGAGATTAGCTAGTGCAGGAAACTAAAATATTCTGAAAGATTAAGTATGTATATAAATCATTCTTCTCTGaccaacaatttttttaatcagcGCAGAAGGTGGATTCAAATTTGGGTTCTCTTCCCAATATTAGGAAGAGAAAGGTCATTAGCCCAAGAATCGGTCGGTCATCTGACTAATAATTGCTAAGAACGGCACGAGCTTCCATTACAAGTGACAAGATAGAAGTTCTTCTGTTCACAGAGATGAGGTAAGAAACTAGATGTGGCAGAGATCAGGAATTAAAACTCGAAACTAAAGAATCATGTCATATTGATCtacaattttagttttatttagcAAACATGACAAATTAATCTAATTATAAACAAACAATCGAAAAGAAAAACCAAGGCCGTGAATGACATAGCACAAAATACTCAACGGAAAACATACCTTAAATTGCCTCCAAAGGAACCAGTACTGAAGGCCCAATCACCAGATATGGTTTGACCAAAAAGTTTGGCACCATTCATTCCCGATATTGCTGCCTTAGCTTCCTCAAACTTCTCATATTCAATCAGCACATAACCCTGAAACCTTTTAGCATCAGTAAGCAAAATACAAGTATCATACATTTCCttgccttttttatttatttttcaagagGCATGTATGTTAATCACCAAAAAGAAGTGCCGTTGGGGATATAGAGTCCACCTCAACAATGCAtgtataaaaaacaaaaacgataTACAAACGATAACAACGAACAGCAAAAGAGTAAGCCCAAATCTGACCCTTCCCCACATATTTGACATGAATCAGTGAGCAGCATCATGCACAAACGATGTATACAATTCATCCAAATAATTCAACATTTGGATACGAGAAAAAAATTAATCCCTAATCCAAATCGACAATTACACAAAAGATTCACAGGAAGCAATTAAATATACAATTGCAGATCACATATTTGAAAACATAATGTTGGTAACTTACGTAACTGACTCAAGGCAGATGTTGTTTACAGATTTAGATGACCAATACATCCAACAGGatcaacaaaaacaattaacTTTTTGATAGGCACATACATCAACTTTCCCTGTTCAATTCCCTGTCCATGTTCCAGCAGGCACAAGGTGAAAAGGGCAAAGAGAATCACTCTATCTCCCAACATAAACCAGTTTCAGATCGCAATAAGAGCTTATATTAGCTATATTTCGAAcaatacataaataaacatatatgaTATAACTGAAGAATCAAAGAGCAGATTGTTAAATCTAAGAGACCTTACCACAATCTCGATCATTTTTATACAGCCAATAAGAACAGTATACAGGCATACACCAACCCGTTTCATTAGGTGTCAAATCTAAGAAAGGGAAAAGAACTGCACACACAGGTGGTGAACTGTTTGACCATTCTATCCATGCTGGGATAAGGAAAACAAATCATTTTCAACTAATTTCTGTCTATATACTTATTTTATTGTATTACTCCCTGACACAATCTACTAAGTACCTCAAAAATCCTCAAAAGCAGCTCTCTAAATTACCTAAACAACTATTATAACAAGAATAAACCCTTTTATCATTCTTTATATGCAATAATAAGTGGGCAACTTCTCCAAAGGCTGTCTAATTGTATAAACTCTGGTTCATATTTAATGAATCTTAAAAGACACTAATGAGTCAGAAACGAAGTTAATTTGAATACCATCTGAAGGGCAACGAAAATATAAAGTAAACAAACGCACCTCTTAAGGCTTCAATCATATACAATACAGCTCGTTATGCTCGAACAGAAGCATCATTTAGGTTTTGTATGCAAGAAAAGTAAATAAACAGCTTACCTTAACAAATCCAGTGCGACGGTCAAGATTCAGATGCAAATCCTTGATTGCTCCATAGTCGCCAAATACATTAAAAAGATCATCTTCCTGTACCTCTTCATGTATTCCAGTGATCAATATGATCCATCCTTCAATAGCTGCACACATAATAACCCCAACGTCACCAAGAAATAAATCCAACCTATTTACCAAGTGAAAGAAAAGGACAAACAAATCTGCTGAATGCCAAAAAAATACACTACCTCTCTTCTTGTTAATCACCATCAAGAAGGTAGAGACAAACACAATTAATATTCGGAGAACATAGAGGTCCTGATTGGGTCCTTAAGCATTCTTTTTTGTGCACCCTGCCTTTTTGAATCATATGAAGCACTCTTTTTCCTCTTTGTAGAGTTGCATAACAACCTTCAACCATAGTTGCATAGGACACAGTGATAGTTCTGATCTCCTTGGAACTTAACTAACGATATGTTATTATATGGTTTTTGCAGTGAATGAaactaacttttttcttaataaaCAAGTGGCTTTCAACAATTATTAACATCCACTTgattacaaacgatattactaCTCTAAGCTAGACGAGGGGAGGGGATAGGGTCTTAACCTGGGACGCAGTGGGTTAAAGAGGAAGACCCTATGCCATGGGGCAATCCACCACTTGCTAGTCAAACCCACTTACGAGCGCGCGCACACACTAACTCTTTCAAAAGAAAATGCAGCATAAACATATGCCCTAGTTTATTCAATGTTGTTACTAGAATATGCATTACTTAATTACCGTCATTGATCACTTTCTGAGCAGCCAAACAGATCATCAAGCATTCGCACACAAAGAAAATGCATTacacaaaatgaaataaataaacgCCAGAGAGAGAGGAACTGACAACGTTGAGGAGCGTAACTCGGAGATTGGGAGGCATTGCAACGGGGGAAAGAAGGAGGGTTGTTTGGGTGGTCGAGGTCTAGGGTTTTGGACGGGGCCCTTAAACCTCCTCTGCCTTTGATTCTCCTAGGCATCGCCTCAACCACTTCCTCCTCCATTGGATCGTCCTCGCAGTGGCCTTCCAtgactgtctctctctctctctctctctctctctcctctctcctctcctctcactctcactcGTCACTCTCAGAGCTGAATGCTTTGCTCGAGTGTAAATGTGGCAACTTATTCAATTTTTACTTACTAACCCCTCAAGTTTTGAAAACTACACGAACGCgcctcaaaattttaattaataaagttCCATCCTTTTATCCACACATTCTACCTCGCCCTTTCGCTCCCCGTGAAGCTAATGGGCACCGTATCTCGGCCACCGTTTTTCAACCCGACCCGCCCCAAGAACCAAATTGTCTGCGGAAAACCCAACAACGGCGACTCATCCGCCTTCCAAGAGAAGAAGCAGGTCTCCGTGGACTACGACCACGGCACTCACCACCTCTCCACCCGAATCACCGGCCTCACCAAACAACACATCCCCAAACGCCACCGTTTACGAGTCGAAACTGAGCGTTTCCAGAAGGACTGGGCCGTCTCCGACGTCGTCGACCGCCTCTACAAGCTCCGCCACTGGGAGGACATCGAGGGCTTGCTCAATCGATGGGTCGGGCGCTTTGCTCGTAAGAACTTCCCTGTTCTCATCAAGGTAAAAATTTCAATTCCGTTTCGGAGCTGTTTATGTTGttgatttagggtttagagttTGGGGTTTGCATTTGTATGTGAAATTTGGGTTGCTTGCTTTGTTTGTTTAGGAAATGACAGAGAGGGGTTCCGTGGAGCACTGTGTGCGAGTGTTCGGGTGGATGAAGAACCAGAAGAACTATTGTGCTCGCACTGACATGTATAATATGATGATCAGATTGCACGCTCGGCATAATCTTGTCGATAAAGCTCGCGGCTTGTTTTTCGAAATGCAAGAGTGGAGgtacttctttttgtttctgTACTTTTTACTTTCGGCCTCTCCCATTTGGTTAGAGTTTAGGTGAAGACTAGCACAGTTAAGACAGAGGAGAAAGGATAGCAGTTCAGATAAAAACCGAGTATAATGTTCAAAAGTCGAAACCCATTGTGAATTAGTGAATTACATCTAAGTGAGCAATGGCGACATTGGCTCCATATGATCAACAAAGACATTCAACTTCTTAGTTTTATCAAATTTGTTGTCTTTATTCACAATAACTAGAAAGTTTGCAATAATGAATTTTTGGTAGGTGCAAGCCTGATGCTGAGTCCTACAATGCTCTTATCAATGCACATGGTCGAGCAGGTCAATGGCGTTGGGCCATGAATCTTATGGATGACATGTTGCGTGCAGCTGTGTGTATTTTCTGTATTCTTCTTTCTAATCTTAGCGTGTCTGATTTGATGTCAGCAACTTTTATCTTGTCTTTGACTTCTCAAATGATGCATGGGGAGAAAAGTGTGCAATATCACATATCATAGTCATAGCCTATGTTCCTTTTCTTGGCAGGGCAAGGGAGGGGGTAGGgaggaagagggagagaaagcATTGTACTGATTTGTCTATGACTCTTGAGTCTTTGGACTTTCATTTTGCTGTCCATTTAAAGCCTTCATGTTGTTTTGAGTCACATATGTCTTTTAGTGCTTTAAATTCAGACGGACTTTGAGTGTTGATTGAGTTACGTCTTCGcatgttcaatttttttctggAGTGAATTTTCTTTACCTGTTACACCCTGCAGCTTAATAGCTCTTTTCCATACAAATTAAAAACCAAGGTTCTTCTTGAACACCTTAACTTTATAGGTCAAACCATCGCATCTTGTTGGGCTAGTTAGATGACATAGTTCTTGTTGCATTCCAAATTTATTTGTAATGTTAATCTACAGATTAAGGTTATGAAACAATATATCATTCCTGAATCAGAATCAATAACCTTCCCTTCATCCAATGTACAGTATATTTGATCTTTGTTAGTTGATATCATATCGTCATTGATTTTCATGAACTTATCTTATGGGCAGATCCCTCCTAGTAGATCAACATATAACAACTTGATCAATGCTTGCGGATCTAGTGGAAATTGGAGGGAAGCTTTGAAGGTATGCAAGAAAATGACAGATAATGGAGTTGGGCCTGATCTTGTGACTCACAATATTGTTTTATCTGCATACAAAACTGGGGCTCAGTATTCAAAGGCTTTATCTTATTTTGAACTTATGAAGGGAACTAATATCCGTCCAGACACAACCACCCTTAATATTGTTATATATTGCCTTGTAAAGCTTGGACAATATGGGAAAGCCATTGATATTTTCAGCTCTATGAGAGATAAGAGAGCTGAATGCCGTCCTGACATTGTGACATTCACCAGCATCATTCATCTGTATTCTATGTCCGGGCAGATAGAAAATTGTACCGCTGTATTCAGTACAATACTTGCAGAAGGCCTAAAACCTAATATTGTTTCATACAATGCACTATTGGGTGCATATGCTTCACATGGGATGAGCGAAGAGGCGTTGTCAGTTTTTAATGAGATAAAGAAAAGTAGTTTCCGGCCAGATGTTGTGTCGTATACATCTCTACTCAATTCATACGGAAGATCCCAACAACCTCAAAAGGCCAGGGAAGTTTTTGACATGATGAAGAGAAACAACTTGAAGCCAAATCTTGTGAGCTATAACGCGCTGATTAATGCCTATGGATCTAATGGTTTATTAGCTGAAGCGGTAGAAGTCTTGCGTGAGATGGAGCGAGATGGAATTCATCCAAACATTGTCTCAATATGCACACTTTTGGCAGCTTGTGGACAATGCGGTCAGAAGGTGAAAATTGATGCTGTGCTTTCAGC from Pyrus communis chromosome 9, drPyrComm1.1, whole genome shotgun sequence harbors:
- the LOC137744743 gene encoding RNA-binding protein Y14-like, which codes for MEGHCEDDPMEEEVVEAMPRRIKGRGGLRAPSKTLDLDHPNNPPSFPRCNASQSPSYAPQRSIEGWIILITGIHEEVQEDDLFNVFGDYGAIKDLHLNLDRRTGFVKGYVLIEYEKFEEAKAAISGMNGAKLFGQTISGDWAFSTGSFGGNLRSPELNRSRSPRRRY
- the LOC137744741 gene encoding pentatricopeptide repeat-containing protein At2g41720 encodes the protein MGTVSRPPFFNPTRPKNQIVCGKPNNGDSSAFQEKKQVSVDYDHGTHHLSTRITGLTKQHIPKRHRLRVETERFQKDWAVSDVVDRLYKLRHWEDIEGLLNRWVGRFARKNFPVLIKEMTERGSVEHCVRVFGWMKNQKNYCARTDMYNMMIRLHARHNLVDKARGLFFEMQEWRCKPDAESYNALINAHGRAGQWRWAMNLMDDMLRAAIPPSRSTYNNLINACGSSGNWREALKVCKKMTDNGVGPDLVTHNIVLSAYKTGAQYSKALSYFELMKGTNIRPDTTTLNIVIYCLVKLGQYGKAIDIFSSMRDKRAECRPDIVTFTSIIHLYSMSGQIENCTAVFSTILAEGLKPNIVSYNALLGAYASHGMSEEALSVFNEIKKSSFRPDVVSYTSLLNSYGRSQQPQKAREVFDMMKRNNLKPNLVSYNALINAYGSNGLLAEAVEVLREMERDGIHPNIVSICTLLAACGQCGQKVKIDAVLSAAKLRGIELNTIAYNSAIGSYMNLGEHEKATNLYQSMKKKKVKPDSVTYTVLISGCCKISKHSEALTFFDEMVDLKIPVSKEVYSSVISAYSKMGQLTEAESIFNLMKMAGCAPDVVTYTTMLHAYSATENWEKACVLFQEMETNGIQLDVIACSALMRAFNKGGNPSRVLILAEIMREKEIPFSDAIFFEMVSACSLLQDWRTTMELIQLIEPSLPRVSIGLVNQLLRILGRSGKIETMMKLFYKIVASSGDINFDTYSILLKNLLSVGNWRKYFEVLQWMVDAGIRPSSQMYLDISSFAHKSAGAEYATLIKERIELLKRKSGYQDSTSEPCDTQSTSSLISRTKEENHRLLESTMAEPNCSLSNRFDVNRFKLKWHNL